One window of the Leucobacter komagatae genome contains the following:
- a CDS encoding ABC transporter ATP-binding protein, giving the protein MKSIWITLKELFNVLPKGAKPFYIWYSIVTSLLALLDTAALGLIMLVITPLVSGKPVTIPLLGELPESATVWVVVVICALFILKGVFAVSLHWIATRRFAKYELQVGNTLFRSYMRSDWEKRSQMSTAEVTRIVDSSMANTNLGFILPISQVPGNALTFVSVLLVLVIAQPLTALIALVYLSFISIMMLLVVARKSKLAGTHNRVYGYRVATIMTEMIDALKEVTLRDKLGEIGEVISDTRVVATRARANMSFLNIVPKYAFEASLIGGFILIGGAAYLMGGGSAAIVAVSLFAASGFRMIPAMNALQGAVTSSAANEVYAKDVIRELRFAESQGEEVVVEDKAALPGELECLELRDVTFRYPGADRNVLDGISIELPFGSTLAIVGPSGAGKSTLIDLLLGLSTPTSGSIKLDGAPLDDVLKQWRSRVGYVPQRVALFDATIAQNVALTWGSDYEPQRVIESLNRAHLGELVRRDGGIEAKIGERGSSISGGQQQRMGIARALYSDPLIMVMDEATSALDTETEARVTESMRSLQGEVTFITVAHRLSTIRDYDQVCYLDGGKILGCGSFYEVVEQVPAFKVQAELAGLL; this is encoded by the coding sequence GTGAAGAGCATTTGGATCACCCTTAAGGAGCTCTTCAATGTACTCCCGAAGGGTGCTAAGCCCTTCTACATCTGGTACTCCATCGTGACGAGCTTGCTCGCGTTGCTCGATACTGCGGCCCTTGGTCTCATCATGCTGGTGATCACACCGCTCGTATCGGGCAAGCCTGTAACGATCCCGCTGCTGGGAGAGCTGCCGGAATCGGCAACGGTCTGGGTGGTTGTTGTGATCTGCGCGCTGTTCATCTTGAAGGGCGTCTTTGCGGTTTCGCTGCATTGGATTGCAACCCGTCGCTTCGCGAAGTACGAGTTGCAGGTGGGCAATACGCTCTTCCGGTCGTACATGCGCTCCGATTGGGAGAAGCGATCGCAGATGAGCACGGCCGAGGTTACTCGTATCGTGGATTCATCCATGGCGAATACGAACCTCGGCTTTATCCTGCCGATTTCGCAGGTTCCGGGCAACGCGCTGACATTCGTTTCGGTCTTGCTCGTACTGGTGATCGCGCAGCCGTTGACCGCGCTGATCGCGCTCGTGTACCTGTCATTTATTTCGATCATGATGCTGCTCGTCGTCGCTCGAAAGTCGAAGCTCGCGGGCACGCACAACCGTGTGTACGGCTATCGCGTCGCAACGATCATGACCGAGATGATTGATGCTCTCAAGGAAGTCACCCTTCGCGACAAGCTCGGAGAGATCGGCGAGGTTATCTCGGACACGCGTGTTGTGGCAACGCGGGCGCGAGCGAACATGTCGTTCCTCAACATCGTGCCCAAGTATGCGTTTGAGGCTTCGCTCATCGGCGGCTTCATCCTGATCGGTGGTGCGGCATACCTCATGGGTGGTGGCTCGGCAGCGATCGTTGCGGTTTCGCTTTTCGCGGCCTCTGGCTTCCGTATGATTCCGGCGATGAACGCGCTTCAGGGCGCTGTAACGTCCTCCGCAGCGAACGAGGTCTACGCCAAGGATGTGATTCGCGAGCTTCGCTTTGCAGAGTCTCAGGGCGAGGAAGTCGTTGTTGAAGACAAGGCTGCCCTGCCTGGTGAGCTTGAGTGTCTGGAGCTTCGCGATGTCACCTTCCGCTACCCGGGTGCCGACCGCAACGTGCTCGATGGCATTTCTATCGAGCTGCCGTTTGGGTCGACGCTCGCCATTGTTGGGCCTTCTGGCGCCGGGAAGTCGACGTTGATCGATCTGCTGCTCGGCCTGAGCACGCCCACCAGTGGAAGCATTAAGCTCGACGGCGCTCCTCTTGACGATGTCTTGAAGCAGTGGCGCAGCCGAGTGGGGTACGTGCCGCAGCGCGTAGCGCTGTTCGACGCGACCATTGCCCAAAACGTCGCTCTTACCTGGGGCTCTGACTACGAGCCGCAGCGCGTCATTGAGTCTCTGAACCGCGCACACCTGGGCGAGCTCGTCAGAAGGGACGGCGGAATCGAAGCCAAGATCGGTGAGCGAGGCTCGTCCATCTCAGGCGGCCAGCAGCAACGCATGGGTATCGCACGCGCCCTCTACTCAGACCCCTTGATTATGGTCATGGACGAGGCGACGAGTGCCCTCGATACCGAAACCGAGGCCCGTGTCACCGAGTCAATGCGCAGCCTTCAGGGCGAGGTGACGTTCATTACTGTCGCCCACCGTCTCTCAACGATTCGTGATTACGACCAGGTGTGTTACCTGGATGGCGGCAAGATTTTGGGATGCGGCAGCTTCTACGAAGTTGTCGAGCAGGTCCCTGCATTCAAAGTCCAAGCCGAACTTGCGGGGTTGCTATGA
- a CDS encoding glycosyltransferase family protein has protein sequence MPKMIFHVPYPLNPAATSASGIRPVQMRRAFETEGYEVVEVSGDAKARRAQIRDLKKRIAAGEDFEFVYSEASTKPTAMAESHSLPLHPFMDISFLSYCKKHEVPVGVFYRDIYWDSPKYLETVPRPVAAVTRALYRHDLKRYRTAVSKIFVPSMRMAAVMPHTEVAQCVALPPGSPATESATPDAGMSLLYVGGTGSYYRMEQSITGVEAAAGARLTICTRENEWAAARESYSAVLGSSTSVVHVSGADLEPLYEDAHLGMLFMEPIGYREFAAPMKLYEYLGHGKPIIATEGSLAGNFVVEHGVGWALPYTAEALTELLLELQENPEKYEAVRANALRVRESHTWEARARQAAAALVA, from the coding sequence ATGCCGAAGATGATCTTCCACGTGCCGTACCCCCTGAACCCGGCGGCTACCTCAGCGAGCGGCATTCGCCCGGTGCAGATGCGTCGCGCGTTCGAAACCGAGGGATACGAGGTGGTAGAAGTCTCTGGCGACGCGAAAGCGCGGCGGGCTCAGATTCGTGACCTCAAGAAGCGCATTGCTGCCGGTGAAGACTTCGAATTCGTGTATTCGGAGGCCTCCACAAAGCCGACCGCAATGGCTGAGTCACACAGCCTTCCGCTGCACCCGTTCATGGACATCAGCTTCCTGAGCTACTGCAAGAAACACGAAGTTCCGGTTGGAGTGTTCTACCGAGATATCTACTGGGACAGCCCCAAATATCTTGAGACCGTTCCACGGCCGGTTGCCGCTGTGACTCGTGCGCTCTACCGGCACGACCTGAAGCGCTACAGGACTGCCGTGAGTAAGATCTTCGTGCCGTCCATGCGGATGGCTGCAGTTATGCCGCATACCGAGGTTGCGCAGTGCGTCGCGCTTCCTCCGGGATCCCCCGCAACAGAATCTGCGACACCGGATGCGGGGATGTCGCTGCTCTACGTTGGTGGCACCGGAAGCTACTACCGCATGGAGCAGTCGATTACGGGCGTCGAGGCTGCCGCTGGCGCACGATTGACTATCTGCACTCGCGAGAACGAGTGGGCGGCTGCGAGGGAGAGCTACAGTGCCGTGCTGGGCAGTTCGACCTCGGTGGTGCATGTTTCTGGGGCTGACCTCGAACCGCTGTACGAGGATGCGCACCTGGGCATGTTGTTCATGGAGCCGATTGGTTACCGTGAGTTTGCCGCGCCGATGAAGCTCTACGAATACCTGGGCCACGGTAAGCCGATCATCGCAACTGAAGGATCACTCGCGGGGAACTTTGTTGTGGAGCACGGTGTCGGATGGGCTCTGCCCTATACCGCCGAGGCTCTTACCGAGCTCCTCCTCGAACTGCAGGAGAACCCGGAGAAGTATGAAGCAGTGCGGGCAAATGCGCTGCGGGTTCGCGAGTCCCACACCTGGGAGGCGCGGGCGCGCCAGGCAGCGGCAGCACTGGTGGCCTAG
- a CDS encoding glycosyltransferase — protein sequence MHVLMLPSWYPTGAEVFHGSFFREQATALAAAGHKVGVVALEAISITAPGALAALRLRVSRATEGLPGEQLGVFRSVGLRPIPMAHRFNVRALARRWERLFLAYVRECGMPDVLHAHAMNPGGIAAARIAKKYDIPFVVTEHRPDSAIAELGSQSLAKVLFAAAIHAKRRIAVSPAFAESLSVAYDGQKWDVIPNMLPRQFESYEPAKPAAEPFVFGHVSNLHPYKRVGLLLDAFAAAFGDARDVRLRIAGDSEYLAEHREHAERLGLGNVEFVGAVSRADIAAEFSNYHAFVMPSAAESFGVVFWEALACGVPLIATATDGGRYAVRPDTGLLVGIDDQTELQNALLRMRNEGDQYDRGQLRAVSMNECGQSEFVRMYTEVYNAAMTEEQ from the coding sequence ATGCACGTTCTGATGTTGCCATCTTGGTACCCGACAGGCGCAGAGGTTTTTCACGGGAGTTTTTTCCGCGAGCAAGCAACAGCGCTCGCCGCAGCCGGGCACAAAGTTGGAGTCGTTGCGCTCGAAGCGATTTCCATCACCGCCCCCGGAGCCCTTGCGGCACTCAGGCTTCGCGTCTCACGTGCAACCGAGGGGCTCCCAGGAGAGCAGCTTGGGGTCTTTCGCTCGGTAGGCCTTCGGCCCATCCCGATGGCGCATCGCTTTAACGTTCGCGCGCTAGCGCGCCGCTGGGAACGCTTGTTTCTCGCGTACGTGCGCGAATGCGGCATGCCGGATGTTCTGCACGCTCATGCGATGAATCCCGGAGGGATTGCCGCTGCTCGTATCGCGAAAAAGTACGACATTCCGTTCGTGGTGACTGAGCATCGCCCGGACTCTGCGATCGCAGAGTTGGGATCGCAGTCGCTCGCCAAAGTGCTGTTTGCGGCGGCCATTCACGCGAAGCGTCGCATTGCGGTCTCGCCTGCCTTCGCCGAATCGCTTTCGGTAGCTTACGACGGTCAGAAATGGGATGTGATCCCGAACATGTTGCCACGGCAGTTCGAATCTTACGAGCCTGCGAAGCCGGCAGCAGAGCCGTTCGTCTTCGGGCACGTGTCTAACCTGCACCCGTACAAACGAGTGGGGCTACTGCTTGACGCCTTCGCCGCTGCCTTCGGTGATGCTCGGGACGTTCGTCTTCGGATCGCGGGGGATTCAGAGTACCTGGCAGAGCATCGCGAACACGCTGAGCGCCTCGGGCTCGGAAACGTTGAATTTGTCGGTGCAGTTTCGCGTGCAGACATCGCGGCCGAGTTTTCGAACTACCACGCGTTTGTCATGCCGAGCGCAGCAGAATCATTTGGCGTGGTGTTCTGGGAGGCGCTCGCGTGTGGTGTCCCGCTAATTGCGACAGCGACCGACGGGGGCCGTTATGCTGTGCGGCCAGACACCGGCCTGCTGGTGGGCATCGACGACCAAACGGAACTGCAGAATGCGCTTCTGCGGATGCGCAACGAGGGGGATCAGTATGATCGTGGGCAGCTTCGCGCAGTGAGCATGAATGAGTGCGGTCAAAGCGAGTTCGTGCGAATGTACACCGAGGTGTACAACGCGGCTATGACAGAGGAACAGTAA
- a CDS encoding glycosyltransferase family A protein, giving the protein MPSSSCLVPRVAEWPFDVDVVTAVHTPTRPVERAVRSVLDHTNARFRVTVVAHNTDPAGIAARLGNLLEDPRVRLLTHEDEYRTPAGPKNVGLAEATAEYVAMLDSDDTLEPGALDAWLDAARGIKGGADAVIAPTTTAAGAIHPSPPVRWHRIKPEAPKQLDALRDRLAYRASPLGLIGRARFSHLRFAEGIPTGEDQPVTAELWFTQGSRVVFPAYAPRYLEHHDQEDRVTGVTRSVADEFLSLDRTLAEGAPWGSDARVRTAVATKLIRVHLFDALRSRIASGWTPDNARELASVAERIVAWGPGCVGLLAKTDAKLLNLVREASVETDVLRSQLSKRQQLRSLDAVLASKLRFTLHPQAPLRYHLASLLIARRVRRRSAATA; this is encoded by the coding sequence GTGCCGTCGAGCAGCTGCTTGGTGCCGCGCGTGGCTGAATGGCCGTTCGATGTTGATGTCGTAACGGCGGTTCACACCCCAACGCGGCCCGTCGAGCGAGCTGTGAGATCGGTTCTCGACCACACGAACGCTCGGTTTCGCGTGACCGTTGTCGCGCACAACACCGACCCAGCAGGGATCGCGGCTCGACTCGGCAATCTGCTTGAGGATCCACGAGTTCGTCTACTGACTCATGAAGACGAGTACCGCACTCCAGCAGGGCCGAAGAACGTTGGTCTTGCGGAAGCAACAGCGGAGTACGTTGCGATGCTCGATTCCGACGACACCCTTGAGCCGGGGGCACTCGACGCCTGGCTCGACGCAGCTCGCGGTATCAAGGGCGGAGCCGACGCGGTCATCGCGCCGACGACCACCGCGGCCGGCGCGATTCACCCGTCGCCGCCGGTGCGCTGGCACCGAATCAAGCCAGAGGCACCGAAGCAGCTCGACGCTCTCCGTGACAGGCTCGCGTACCGCGCGTCGCCGCTGGGGCTTATTGGGCGCGCGCGATTCTCGCATCTTCGATTTGCTGAGGGCATTCCGACCGGCGAAGATCAGCCGGTGACGGCAGAACTCTGGTTCACGCAGGGATCACGCGTGGTGTTTCCCGCGTATGCGCCCCGGTACCTCGAGCACCATGACCAGGAAGATCGTGTTACCGGAGTGACGCGCAGCGTCGCAGACGAATTTCTGTCTCTTGACCGCACTCTCGCGGAAGGCGCTCCCTGGGGCAGCGACGCCCGGGTCCGCACAGCTGTCGCGACGAAACTCATCCGGGTGCACCTCTTCGATGCGCTGCGTTCGAGGATCGCCTCGGGGTGGACCCCCGACAATGCGCGGGAGCTCGCGAGCGTGGCTGAGCGAATTGTCGCTTGGGGGCCGGGCTGCGTCGGGCTACTCGCAAAGACAGACGCGAAACTGCTCAACCTCGTGCGTGAGGCATCCGTTGAGACCGACGTGTTGCGATCGCAGCTCTCCAAGCGCCAACAGCTCCGAAGCTTGGACGCTGTGCTCGCGAGCAAGCTGCGGTTCACGCTGCACCCGCAGGCGCCGCTGCGGTACCACCTCGCGTCGCTGCTGATCGCCCGCCGCGTGCGTCGGCGATCAGCAGCGACCGCCTAG
- a CDS encoding asparagine synthase-related protein, with amino-acid sequence MHTNAHLTHAAWHTTEHAEGTLHWRGYPDSLEALGAALATAVPTHSAPQLDEIAGHWCAVLETPAGFIAAQDPIRSWPLFVASSPDGARVITDSIDYAREHAGDPAVDRDFAAEFANLGYVTGRDTLFAGIEQIQPGGWMVAPADGSTRWGVRRLAPHSAPGRTDAAELDRVFTEALDRAFDRMFAEIGDRQIVIPLSGGLDSRLLAVAMHDRGHRNVVNFTYGAGRTREVGISEEVATKLGQRWEFIEYTNAEIREAWASPAAGAFVRDAYAGASLPHVQDWYPVQQLQARGLISDDAVFLPGHTVVGNMHDEQILANPAPLSRHELIDTLLRHHATLKPNARALLKSQPFMAKLNEFLDSMNYDGSPDARLDVLEYWNIIERQTKYINNSMRGYEHFGNDWALPMLDREVLDVWATFDRSVAQDRDWYRAYVNTRYARATGESINTFEAFAAANVSQGNRDRIKTVLRAVGLLTPIERRITARAYAQHPMGFQEFVGATTPEEVRKFILRGGQPMGIYAQRFLDDTWTPDAKLFDRD; translated from the coding sequence ATGCACACGAACGCGCACCTCACCCACGCTGCTTGGCACACTACCGAACACGCAGAGGGCACGCTTCATTGGCGCGGCTACCCGGATTCGCTCGAGGCGCTCGGAGCAGCGCTCGCGACGGCGGTACCCACGCACAGTGCCCCGCAGCTCGACGAGATTGCAGGCCACTGGTGCGCGGTGCTTGAGACCCCGGCCGGTTTCATTGCGGCGCAGGATCCGATCCGCAGTTGGCCACTGTTCGTCGCCAGTTCCCCTGACGGCGCCCGCGTGATCACCGACAGCATCGACTACGCGCGGGAGCATGCTGGCGATCCTGCGGTTGATCGCGATTTCGCTGCCGAGTTCGCAAACCTTGGCTACGTCACCGGGCGGGACACTCTGTTCGCTGGTATCGAGCAGATTCAGCCCGGCGGCTGGATGGTAGCGCCCGCTGACGGCTCCACCCGCTGGGGCGTGCGCCGTCTTGCGCCCCACAGCGCGCCGGGGCGGACCGACGCAGCCGAACTCGACCGCGTGTTCACGGAAGCGCTCGACCGCGCCTTTGATCGCATGTTTGCCGAAATTGGCGACCGCCAGATCGTAATCCCCCTCAGCGGCGGTCTCGACTCGCGTCTCCTCGCCGTAGCGATGCACGACCGCGGCCACAGGAACGTCGTGAACTTCACCTATGGTGCCGGCCGCACGCGCGAGGTGGGCATCAGCGAAGAAGTCGCGACGAAGCTCGGTCAGCGTTGGGAGTTCATCGAGTACACCAATGCCGAGATACGTGAGGCCTGGGCTTCTCCCGCAGCCGGCGCATTCGTTCGTGACGCCTACGCGGGTGCCTCACTCCCCCATGTTCAGGACTGGTACCCGGTTCAGCAGCTCCAGGCTCGCGGCCTCATCTCAGACGACGCCGTGTTCTTGCCAGGGCACACCGTCGTGGGAAACATGCACGACGAGCAGATTCTTGCCAACCCTGCGCCCCTCAGCCGTCACGAGCTCATTGACACTCTGCTGCGGCACCACGCCACGCTCAAGCCGAATGCCCGCGCGCTCCTCAAATCACAGCCATTCATGGCGAAGCTCAATGAGTTCCTCGACAGCATGAACTACGACGGCTCTCCCGATGCCCGCTTGGACGTTTTGGAGTACTGGAACATCATCGAGCGCCAGACCAAGTACATCAACAATTCGATGCGCGGGTACGAACACTTTGGGAACGACTGGGCGCTACCGATGCTTGACCGGGAAGTGCTGGACGTCTGGGCAACTTTCGACCGCAGCGTCGCGCAAGATCGCGATTGGTATCGCGCTTACGTCAACACGAGGTACGCGCGCGCGACTGGCGAAAGCATCAACACATTCGAAGCTTTTGCCGCCGCGAATGTCAGTCAGGGCAATCGTGACCGCATCAAGACGGTTCTGCGGGCCGTCGGCCTGCTCACCCCGATCGAGCGCCGCATCACCGCACGCGCCTACGCTCAGCATCCCATGGGCTTCCAAGAGTTCGTCGGCGCAACCACCCCCGAAGAGGTTCGCAAGTTCATTCTTCGTGGCGGGCAACCGATGGGCATCTACGCGCAGCGATTCCTCGATGACACGTGGACGCCCGACGCGAAGCTCTTCGACCGCGACTAG
- the wecB gene encoding non-hydrolyzing UDP-N-acetylglucosamine 2-epimerase produces MKIMSVVGARPQFVKLAPIAHAITAAGHEHVIVHTGQHYDPMLSDVFFRDLGIPEPDAHLGVGSGSHGVQTGSMLAQMDEVLERFQPDCVLVYGDTNSTLAAAVSAVKLHFPVAHLEAGLRSFNRAMPEEHNRVLTDHAADLCLAPTDVAMQHLANEGITDRAVLVGDVMTDVLYQVRDAVLAEQKPNAVTDEFAKGEFYVATIHRAENTNEPERLREVVSALSQADKPVVLLAHPRVRAKAEEHGISLEAGSLTTRDPLAYPELIAAVLSSAGVITDSGGLQKEAFLLRVPCTTVRHETEWVETVELGWNVLANTPEEIAAAITRPAPAPTDATPYGEGHAAAAAVAAIVESIGA; encoded by the coding sequence GTGAAGATCATGAGTGTCGTGGGCGCACGCCCCCAGTTTGTAAAGCTCGCGCCGATCGCTCATGCGATCACGGCAGCGGGGCACGAACACGTGATTGTGCATACCGGTCAGCACTATGACCCCATGCTCTCTGACGTGTTCTTCCGCGATCTCGGCATTCCCGAGCCTGACGCGCATCTTGGCGTTGGATCTGGCTCGCACGGCGTGCAGACCGGCAGCATGCTCGCCCAGATGGACGAGGTTCTCGAACGTTTCCAGCCCGATTGCGTACTCGTCTACGGCGACACCAACTCAACGCTCGCAGCCGCAGTCAGCGCAGTGAAGCTGCACTTCCCTGTCGCCCACCTCGAGGCAGGCCTGCGCTCGTTCAACCGCGCGATGCCGGAGGAGCACAACCGCGTGCTCACCGACCACGCTGCGGATCTGTGCCTTGCCCCCACCGATGTTGCAATGCAGCACCTCGCGAACGAGGGCATCACCGACCGCGCCGTGCTCGTAGGCGACGTCATGACCGACGTGCTCTACCAGGTGCGCGATGCGGTACTCGCCGAGCAGAAGCCGAACGCTGTCACCGACGAGTTCGCCAAGGGCGAGTTCTACGTCGCGACTATCCACCGCGCAGAGAACACCAACGAGCCCGAGCGCCTCCGCGAGGTCGTAAGCGCCCTCTCACAGGCAGACAAGCCCGTCGTACTGCTCGCGCACCCCCGTGTTCGCGCCAAGGCGGAGGAGCACGGAATTTCGCTCGAGGCCGGTTCGCTCACCACCCGCGACCCGCTCGCTTACCCCGAACTCATCGCCGCAGTGCTCTCGAGCGCCGGCGTCATAACCGATTCGGGCGGACTCCAGAAGGAGGCATTCCTCCTCCGCGTGCCTTGCACGACCGTGCGCCACGAAACCGAGTGGGTTGAGACCGTCGAACTCGGCTGGAACGTTCTCGCAAACACTCCTGAGGAGATCGCCGCAGCGATCACTCGCCCGGCTCCGGCGCCCACCGACGCCACCCCGTATGGCGAGGGCCACGCAGCAGCAGCAGCTGTAGCTGCCATCGTGGAGAGCATCGGCGCATAA
- a CDS encoding glycosyltransferase family 4 protein, translating into MKKQINLFAEHFNVTTCGRGPATREDVEHIQLDAVETKAKAIAQAILLRAHMWPAAFACEAEVRLARKLLKGQKFDVAIANDIESVVVAAECAGYEHTLSDLHEYWPGLHDQNLAWVKLRRPYYQWMIRRFAAQAGAAMTVSQTIAQRYQDEFGVTCSVVHNATPKHELEPQPVSEPIRVVHSGGAQPNRRPEVMMRAVARSAAPITMDMYLTGQGTDYAQSLHALADELGDRVRILPPKPYDELIAALNQYDVGIHILPATNTNNTLALPNKLFDYVQARLALVVGPTPDMQMRVEEHRVGVVSEGFDEDAVVRALDSLTPEAVRGWKANAHQAAEVMNSEYEMPVLERAVEQLLGAARG; encoded by the coding sequence GTGAAGAAGCAGATCAACCTCTTCGCTGAGCATTTTAACGTGACCACTTGCGGTCGCGGGCCGGCCACTCGTGAGGATGTGGAACACATCCAGCTCGATGCCGTGGAGACCAAGGCAAAGGCGATTGCTCAGGCGATCCTGCTGCGCGCCCACATGTGGCCCGCAGCGTTTGCCTGTGAAGCCGAGGTGCGCCTTGCACGAAAGCTGCTCAAGGGTCAAAAGTTTGACGTCGCCATTGCCAACGACATCGAGAGCGTTGTCGTTGCGGCTGAGTGTGCGGGGTACGAGCACACGCTTTCAGATCTGCACGAATACTGGCCGGGACTGCACGACCAGAATCTTGCGTGGGTGAAGCTGCGCCGACCGTACTACCAGTGGATGATCCGTCGTTTCGCTGCGCAGGCTGGAGCCGCGATGACGGTTTCGCAGACCATCGCGCAGCGCTACCAAGACGAATTTGGCGTCACCTGCAGCGTCGTTCACAACGCAACTCCGAAGCACGAGCTCGAACCGCAGCCTGTTTCAGAACCGATTAGGGTTGTGCACTCTGGCGGAGCCCAGCCGAATCGTCGCCCTGAGGTGATGATGCGTGCCGTCGCGCGAAGCGCCGCTCCTATCACGATGGACATGTACCTGACCGGGCAGGGAACGGACTACGCTCAGTCGCTTCATGCCCTTGCAGATGAGCTCGGTGACCGCGTTCGTATTCTGCCGCCGAAGCCCTATGACGAGCTGATTGCTGCGTTGAACCAGTACGACGTGGGTATTCATATCCTGCCTGCCACGAACACGAACAACACGCTGGCGCTGCCGAACAAGCTATTCGACTACGTGCAGGCCAGGCTCGCGCTGGTTGTAGGCCCGACCCCAGACATGCAGATGCGCGTGGAAGAACACAGGGTCGGCGTCGTATCTGAAGGCTTTGACGAAGATGCAGTCGTGCGTGCGCTCGATTCGCTCACCCCCGAGGCCGTGCGAGGGTGGAAGGCAAACGCGCATCAGGCAGCAGAGGTCATGAACTCCGAGTACGAGATGCCGGTGCTTGAGCGTGCCGTCGAGCAGCTGCTTGGTGCCGCGCGTGGCTGA
- a CDS encoding glycosyltransferase — MRFAILTRIFEPEPSAASFRLAALAETISASRHDVEVLTVKPVAGQHSNDEARPYRVRRLPVLRDSAGYVRGYVQYMSFDIPLFFRILFGRKRDMLVVEPPPTTGVFARLGAALRRTPYAYYGADIWSDASASTGAPGFVVKTVRAMERFAFTGAHVVLAVNDGVADRIREIAPKAHVVTIGNGVNTRVFAPGGTELGEGTFAVYTGTASEWQGADVFIRAFAEGDFGDAKLVFLGQGSAWSSLKQLADELGAPVRFVDSVPPEQAAAWLRGAAVSLASIAPGSGYDFAFPTKMFASWGSGTPVIYAGPGPARAVLSENPVLGIGVEHEVDAVRAALVQQFAVTQSHTDEISLWAQQNVSLSSVAERALGAIIDTPTKLRTR, encoded by the coding sequence GTGCGCTTCGCGATCCTCACTCGAATCTTCGAACCGGAGCCGAGTGCCGCCTCCTTCCGTCTCGCCGCGCTCGCTGAAACTATTTCAGCGAGCCGGCACGACGTCGAAGTGCTGACCGTAAAGCCAGTCGCTGGCCAGCACAGCAACGACGAAGCTCGGCCGTACAGGGTGCGGCGCCTCCCGGTGCTACGTGACTCAGCGGGGTACGTTCGCGGCTATGTCCAGTACATGAGCTTCGATATCCCGCTGTTCTTTCGTATCCTGTTTGGGCGAAAGCGGGACATGCTGGTTGTGGAGCCGCCTCCCACAACCGGCGTATTTGCCCGACTCGGGGCTGCGCTTCGCCGTACCCCGTACGCCTACTATGGAGCCGACATCTGGTCAGATGCCTCCGCTTCGACAGGGGCTCCCGGTTTCGTAGTGAAGACCGTGCGAGCGATGGAACGATTCGCGTTCACGGGTGCTCACGTGGTGCTCGCTGTGAACGATGGTGTCGCTGACAGGATTCGTGAAATCGCTCCGAAGGCCCACGTGGTAACGATCGGAAACGGCGTAAACACCAGGGTCTTCGCGCCCGGCGGAACTGAGCTCGGCGAAGGCACGTTCGCGGTTTACACCGGCACTGCTTCGGAGTGGCAAGGCGCCGACGTGTTTATCCGCGCCTTCGCTGAGGGCGACTTCGGTGATGCGAAGCTCGTGTTCCTCGGTCAGGGCAGCGCATGGAGCTCACTGAAGCAACTCGCTGATGAGCTCGGCGCTCCGGTCCGGTTCGTGGATTCAGTGCCGCCAGAACAAGCCGCGGCATGGCTGCGCGGGGCCGCAGTGAGCCTCGCGAGTATTGCCCCCGGTAGCGGATATGACTTTGCGTTCCCGACCAAGATGTTTGCATCTTGGGGATCCGGTACCCCGGTCATCTACGCCGGTCCCGGCCCCGCGCGCGCGGTGCTCAGCGAGAACCCGGTGCTCGGCATTGGAGTTGAACACGAGGTTGACGCCGTTCGTGCTGCGCTCGTGCAGCAGTTCGCTGTCACCCAGAGCCACACGGATGAGATTTCGTTGTGGGCTCAGCAGAACGTGTCGTTGTCCAGCGTCGCAGAGCGTGCGCTCGGCGCGATTATTGATACTCCGACTAAACTGAGGACTCGATAG